One part of the Thermococcus litoralis DSM 5473 genome encodes these proteins:
- a CDS encoding carbon starvation CstA family protein: MNSAVIILAAAIVYVAMYFTYGKSLQSKVVKADPNRPTPAHKLYDGVDYVPAHPVVLYGHHFASIAGAGPITGPALAMAWGWIPSLLWVWFGNVFIGAVHDYLALMASVRYDGKSIQWIAGKIMSKRTGVAFEVYIWFTLLLVVAAFVAVTARLLVLTPEAATATLLFLLVAIILGWMMYKMNVNFYVATVIGLILLVVAVWIGFKNPLLLVPGQTDATSAAYTQAYHYWNIILMIYIIVASSLPVWVLLQPRDYLNAYILWFGLLIGGIAFIALAKPFEAPGFSMFSANVVGGQPSPFWPTVPLVIACGALSGFHSIVGSGTSSKQLDKEIHGLLVGYGGMFTEGFLSTIVITAIAVYGVKLTGLSANAVEWGTQYITKGGLGTFIGGYAQGLADFYGMDVTLGKTFATLWVSAFTLTSLDTATRLGRFAWQEVFGMVTDTSQGIWKTITNKWVASIVIAVLGTWMAWGASYQVLWPAFAGMNQLLASIAMLTAALWAYKIQKAGAWSYAVLIPALFLWITVTAGLIWYIIVVPLKGSTLIAVKGSLLVGLVLNFLLAYDFYLAWKRPAEEYEAAPA; this comes from the coding sequence ATGAACTCGGCGGTCATTATACTGGCAGCCGCAATTGTATATGTGGCCATGTATTTTACTTATGGAAAGAGCCTACAAAGCAAAGTTGTCAAAGCAGACCCAAACAGGCCAACACCAGCACACAAGCTCTATGACGGTGTCGACTACGTCCCAGCACACCCAGTAGTTCTTTATGGGCACCACTTCGCAAGTATTGCTGGAGCAGGGCCTATAACAGGTCCAGCGTTGGCAATGGCATGGGGATGGATACCATCGTTGCTTTGGGTATGGTTTGGAAACGTCTTCATTGGAGCAGTGCACGATTACTTGGCTTTGATGGCTTCAGTGAGATACGATGGCAAGTCAATACAGTGGATTGCTGGAAAGATAATGAGCAAAAGAACTGGAGTTGCATTTGAGGTTTACATATGGTTCACATTGCTATTAGTGGTTGCAGCGTTTGTAGCTGTTACGGCAAGACTGCTGGTCTTAACTCCAGAAGCTGCAACGGCAACACTGTTGTTCCTCCTAGTGGCGATCATTCTAGGATGGATGATGTACAAGATGAACGTAAACTTCTATGTTGCGACGGTTATAGGCTTAATACTCCTTGTTGTTGCAGTATGGATTGGCTTTAAGAACCCATTACTTCTCGTCCCAGGACAGACAGACGCAACAAGTGCTGCTTACACTCAAGCATACCACTACTGGAACATTATATTGATGATTTACATCATTGTGGCATCTTCACTGCCGGTATGGGTGCTCCTCCAGCCCAGAGACTACTTAAACGCTTATATACTCTGGTTCGGACTCCTAATTGGAGGTATAGCATTCATAGCCCTTGCAAAGCCATTTGAAGCCCCAGGATTTTCAATGTTCTCAGCGAACGTTGTTGGTGGACAGCCATCACCGTTCTGGCCTACGGTTCCATTGGTCATTGCATGTGGTGCTTTGAGCGGTTTCCACTCCATAGTTGGTTCTGGAACCTCATCAAAGCAGCTTGACAAGGAAATTCATGGATTGCTCGTTGGCTACGGTGGAATGTTCACTGAGGGATTCCTTTCAACAATAGTCATTACGGCTATAGCTGTTTACGGTGTTAAGCTCACCGGACTAAGCGCAAATGCAGTAGAATGGGGAACCCAATACATCACCAAAGGCGGACTTGGGACTTTCATCGGAGGCTACGCTCAGGGACTTGCCGACTTCTATGGAATGGATGTTACCTTAGGAAAGACCTTTGCAACTCTTTGGGTTTCAGCGTTCACATTGACCTCTCTCGACACCGCTACAAGGCTTGGAAGGTTTGCATGGCAAGAAGTCTTTGGAATGGTAACCGATACAAGCCAAGGAATATGGAAGACCATCACAAACAAGTGGGTCGCCTCGATAGTAATCGCGGTACTTGGAACTTGGATGGCATGGGGTGCTAGTTACCAAGTTCTCTGGCCAGCATTTGCCGGTATGAACCAGCTGTTGGCTTCAATTGCAATGTTGACAGCGGCCTTATGGGCGTACAAGATACAAAAAGCGGGAGCATGGAGTTATGCTGTCTTAATCCCAGCACTCTTCCTATGGATAACAGTTACGGCAGGTCTTATATGGTACATAATAGTAGTTCCACTCAAAGGAAGCACCTTAATAGCTGTGAAGGGTTCACTTCTAGTAGGTCTAGTGCTTAACTTCCTCCTAGCGTATGACTTCTACCTTGCCTGGAAGAGACCAGCCGAAGAATACGAGGCGGCTCCAGCGTGA
- a CDS encoding pyruvate/oxaloacetate carboxyltransferase, translated as MVEIIDTTFRDAHQSLIATRLSTRDMLPIAEKMDKVGFYSMEVWGGATFDAALRFLREDPWKRLKLLREHIKRTKLQMLLRGQNVVGYKHYPDDVVEKFVELAYKNGIDIFRVFDALNDVRNMKTAIKKAKEVGAEVQGAISYTIGRIFTLEYYLQKVDELIELDVDYITIKDMAALLDPQTAYELVKEIKERYGIKVNVHTHATSGLASATYLKAVEAGADFIDTAIYPLANGTAQPAIQSIYYSLKSEDKPKVDMKLIFEISKYLRRILEEKYEHLMNKRALHGDPNVLIHQIPGGMYSNLISQLREMKALDKLDEVLEEVPRVREELGYPPLVTPTSQIVGTQAVFNVLFGRYKMITEETKNYVKGLYGRPPAPIKEEIKKLILGDEEPITVRPADLLEPMLEKARKELEEKGYLEKEEDVVTYCLFPQVALEFFELRKQGKLKPVEEKPKGKVIKVYVGGREYEVGVEGVKLEGLFISTYAPSEAPALAQAPSAPAPAAASAPVPSASAPAVGENVVSAPMPGKVLRVLVREGDQVRVGQGLLIXEAMKMENEIPSPKDGVVKRXLVKEGDTVDTGQPLIELT; from the coding sequence ATGGTTGAGATAATCGACACTACCTTTAGGGATGCCCATCAGTCACTTATTGCTACAAGATTATCAACAAGGGACATGCTTCCAATAGCTGAAAAAATGGACAAAGTCGGCTTTTACTCTATGGAAGTATGGGGCGGGGCAACTTTTGATGCAGCTCTAAGGTTCCTAAGAGAAGACCCTTGGAAGAGATTAAAGCTTTTAAGGGAGCACATAAAGAGAACAAAACTTCAAATGCTGCTTAGAGGACAAAACGTTGTTGGCTACAAGCACTACCCAGATGATGTAGTGGAAAAATTCGTTGAACTTGCTTACAAAAATGGAATTGACATCTTTAGGGTCTTTGATGCCTTAAATGACGTTAGGAATATGAAAACCGCAATCAAAAAGGCCAAGGAAGTGGGGGCGGAGGTTCAAGGGGCAATAAGCTACACTATCGGGAGGATATTCACTTTAGAGTATTACCTCCAGAAAGTTGATGAGCTGATTGAACTTGATGTCGATTACATCACAATCAAGGATATGGCTGCTCTTCTGGATCCGCAAACCGCTTATGAGCTCGTAAAGGAGATCAAAGAGCGCTATGGGATAAAGGTCAATGTTCACACTCACGCAACAAGCGGTCTGGCTTCGGCAACCTACTTAAAAGCGGTTGAGGCTGGAGCAGATTTCATAGACACGGCAATTTATCCTTTAGCGAATGGCACAGCTCAACCTGCAATTCAGAGCATCTATTACTCTTTAAAAAGCGAAGACAAGCCTAAAGTTGATATGAAGCTGATTTTTGAAATCTCCAAGTATCTGCGGAGAATTCTTGAAGAAAAATATGAGCACCTAATGAACAAGAGGGCTCTCCATGGAGATCCAAACGTTCTAATTCACCAAATTCCCGGCGGTATGTATTCAAACCTTATCTCCCAGCTCAGAGAAATGAAAGCTCTCGATAAGCTTGATGAAGTTCTAGAGGAAGTGCCGAGAGTTAGGGAGGAGCTAGGTTATCCGCCTTTAGTAACGCCAACTTCTCAGATAGTTGGCACTCAGGCAGTGTTCAACGTTCTGTTTGGAAGGTATAAGATGATAACCGAGGAAACAAAGAACTACGTAAAAGGTCTCTACGGCAGACCCCCTGCTCCAATAAAAGAGGAAATTAAGAAGCTTATCCTTGGAGATGAAGAACCGATAACTGTTAGACCTGCCGATTTGCTTGAACCGATGCTTGAGAAAGCGAGAAAAGAACTTGAGGAAAAGGGTTATCTCGAGAAGGAAGAAGATGTGGTGACTTACTGCCTCTTCCCACAGGTAGCTTTGGAGTTCTTTGAACTTAGAAAGCAAGGGAAGCTCAAGCCAGTAGAAGAGAAGCCCAAGGGTAAAGTGATAAAGGTCTATGTTGGCGGAAGAGAATATGAAGTTGGAGTTGAAGGGGTAAAGCTTGAGGGGCTGTTTATTTCGACTTATGCCCCTTCTGAAGCTCCCGCTCTTGCTCAGGCTCCTTCAGCTCCAGCTCCAGCAGCAGCTTCTGCTCCGGTTCCTTCGGCTTCGGCTCCGGCGGTTGGTGAGAATGTGGTTTCTGCGCCTATGCCAGGTAAGGTTCTTAGGGTTTTGGTTAGGGAGGGTGATCAGGTTAGGGTTGGTCAGGGGTTGCTNATTTTNGAGGCTATGAAGATGGAGAATGAGATTCCCTCACCAAAGGATGGAGTNGTCAAGAGAATNCTNGTCAAGGAAGGAGACACCGTCGACACAGGACAACCACTAATAGAACTCACTTAA
- the fba gene encoding class I fructose-bisphosphate aldolase, translating into MEAYNNIGIRRRLRRFFRRDGRALIFAMDHGFEHGPTDFEENWEHINPKIIIRKVIRAGIDGVMMLPGIARISGEELVGKDVGLMIKLTSKTELRPKEEWLMQDQLGFVEDAIKLGADAVAATVYWGSPYEGAMMRQFAEIASYAHDLGYPVVQFAYPRGPYINEKYGKKEDYRVVMYGARAAAEMGADMIKTYWTGSRETFAKVVDAASGVPVLLSGGAKTDNPLDFLKLVWEVIEAGGSGAVVGRNIFQRENPEPMIRALLRVTHRNEDPEEAAKAEGLL; encoded by the coding sequence ATGGAAGCATACAACAACATTGGGATTAGGAGGAGACTTAGGAGGTTTTTTAGAAGGGATGGGAGGGCTTTGATTTTTGCAATGGATCATGGATTTGAACATGGGCCAACTGATTTTGAAGAAAACTGGGAACACATCAATCCAAAAATCATAATTCGAAAAGTTATCAGAGCTGGGATAGATGGAGTAATGATGCTCCCAGGAATAGCGAGAATATCTGGAGAAGAGCTTGTTGGTAAGGATGTTGGTTTAATGATAAAGCTTACCAGCAAAACAGAGCTCAGACCAAAGGAAGAGTGGCTTATGCAAGATCAGCTCGGGTTTGTTGAAGATGCGATTAAACTTGGTGCAGACGCTGTGGCAGCCACAGTTTACTGGGGAAGTCCATATGAGGGAGCAATGATGAGACAGTTTGCAGAAATAGCAAGCTACGCTCACGATTTAGGTTACCCCGTTGTGCAGTTTGCCTATCCTAGGGGGCCATACATTAATGAAAAATACGGCAAGAAAGAGGACTATAGAGTTGTTATGTATGGGGCAAGGGCTGCTGCAGAGATGGGAGCGGATATGATTAAAACTTACTGGACTGGGTCAAGGGAAACATTTGCCAAAGTTGTTGACGCCGCTTCAGGCGTTCCGGTTCTCTTAAGTGGGGGAGCAAAGACGGATAATCCCCTAGATTTCTTAAAGCTCGTCTGGGAAGTTATTGAAGCCGGAGGAAGCGGAGCAGTTGTTGGAAGAAATATATTCCAGAGAGAAAATCCGGAGCCGATGATTAGAGCACTTTTGAGGGTAACCCACAGAAATGAAGATCCAGAAGAGGCCGCAAAGGCTGAGGGTCTTTTGTGA
- a CDS encoding biotin--[acetyl-CoA-carboxylase] ligase yields the protein MLGLNTKDIGKKVIYFQEIDSTNEYAKRIALDEEEGTIIVADTQKSGYGRKFRMWASPRGGLWMSVILKPKTTPDHIVKIVFLGAIAVVETLERFGIDARIKWPNDVLVNEKKICGILAEGSFSEKEVYYIVLGVGLNVNNPIPEELLSTSTSISNVLGVQIPIEEIFRTITERLEYWYKEFLRGNDEKILQKWREKALLNRGVKVIREEGEIRGKALDIDDLGALILELEDGRKEKILYGDVSLRFE from the coding sequence ATGCTCGGCCTTAACACCAAGGACATTGGAAAGAAAGTGATATACTTTCAGGAAATAGATTCAACCAACGAATATGCTAAGAGAATAGCCCTTGATGAAGAGGAAGGAACCATAATAGTGGCTGATACTCAAAAAAGTGGCTATGGTAGGAAGTTTAGGATGTGGGCATCTCCCAGGGGCGGGCTGTGGATGAGTGTAATATTAAAACCAAAAACTACCCCTGATCATATAGTTAAAATAGTTTTTCTTGGAGCAATAGCCGTTGTTGAAACCCTAGAAAGATTTGGAATAGATGCTAGAATAAAATGGCCCAATGATGTCCTTGTAAATGAAAAAAAGATATGCGGTATCTTAGCAGAGGGGAGCTTCTCAGAGAAGGAGGTTTACTACATAGTACTAGGCGTTGGGCTAAACGTCAATAACCCAATTCCGGAAGAACTCTTAAGCACCTCAACATCAATAAGCAATGTTCTAGGAGTGCAAATTCCAATAGAAGAGATATTCAGAACAATTACAGAGCGGTTGGAGTACTGGTACAAAGAGTTTCTACGCGGGAATGACGAGAAAATACTGCAAAAGTGGAGGGAAAAAGCTCTCCTAAACAGAGGTGTCAAGGTAATAAGAGAAGAGGGCGAGATTAGGGGGAAAGCTTTAGACATTGATGATCTTGGCGCGTTAATCTTGGAGCTCGAAGATGGAAGAAAAGAAAAAATTCTCTATGGGGATGTCTCACTAAGGTTCGAATAA
- a CDS encoding alanyl-tRNA editing protein, protein MTRKLYYEDTYLKEAKAKIVEIKENALLLDQTIFYPTGGGQPHDMGTINGVRVLDVYKDEDGNIWHVVEDASAFSIGDEVELKLDWERRYKLMRIHTALHLLDHVFNEVLGKGNWQLHGSGMSPEKGRYDLRYPENLNQYKEKIIELFNRYVDEGGEVKIWWEGEKRLTQIRDFEILPCGGTHVKDIREIGHIKKLKRSSIGKGVQRIEIWLED, encoded by the coding sequence ATGACGAGAAAACTTTATTATGAGGATACATACTTGAAGGAAGCCAAGGCAAAGATAGTCGAGATAAAGGAGAATGCCTTGCTTTTAGACCAGACCATATTTTATCCCACTGGAGGGGGGCAACCCCACGATATGGGCACTATAAACGGAGTTAGAGTTCTAGATGTCTACAAAGATGAAGATGGAAATATCTGGCATGTCGTTGAAGATGCGAGTGCCTTCAGCATTGGGGATGAGGTAGAATTAAAACTCGATTGGGAAAGGCGCTATAAGCTCATGAGGATACACACAGCGCTGCACCTCTTAGACCATGTATTTAATGAAGTTCTTGGAAAAGGAAACTGGCAGCTACATGGAAGCGGCATGAGTCCAGAGAAGGGCAGATACGATTTAAGATACCCCGAAAACCTTAATCAATACAAAGAAAAGATAATCGAGCTCTTTAACCGCTACGTTGATGAAGGAGGCGAAGTCAAAATCTGGTGGGAAGGAGAGAAAAGGTTAACCCAAATCAGGGACTTTGAAATCCTGCCTTGTGGAGGAACGCATGTGAAAGATATTAGAGAAATCGGCCACATAAAGAAGCTTAAACGCTCAAGTATAGGAAAAGGAGTTCAGAGAATAGAGATATGGCTCGAGGATTAA
- a CDS encoding DUF4352 domain-containing protein, with product MKKKKSIIFLSLLILLIMLYTSGCINDSHTTTEKTKTLIKTETVTNTETATVTTTTTKSETKTETKSETLVQTTTITVTETITVTYTPTPTLTLPSNPAKVGEPVLIKLDNKTIEVTIMDYIRGEIANSMIRDASTYNEEPPQGYEYILVKVKIRYLSGNKKLSISPLRFRVMIDGALYGYESIMMPYETPELDQVYLLPGGKVEGWLAFTAPKDKKVLIAYTDIWGDPLAYIEIPEE from the coding sequence ATGAAAAAGAAAAAAAGTATAATCTTTTTGAGCCTGCTTATACTGTTAATAATGCTCTATACAAGCGGGTGCATAAATGACTCACATACAACAACAGAGAAAACTAAAACATTAATCAAAACAGAGACAGTAACAAACACAGAAACAGCTACTGTAACCACGACAACGACAAAAAGTGAGACTAAAACTGAAACTAAAAGCGAAACACTAGTCCAAACTACTACAATAACAGTAACCGAAACAATAACAGTTACATATACTCCAACACCTACCCTTACCTTACCCAGCAATCCTGCAAAAGTAGGGGAGCCTGTACTCATTAAACTAGACAACAAAACTATTGAAGTGACAATAATGGACTATATTAGAGGAGAAATAGCCAATTCCATGATAAGAGATGCCAGCACGTACAACGAAGAACCCCCACAAGGATATGAATACATTCTAGTGAAGGTCAAAATTAGATATCTCAGCGGGAATAAAAAATTATCTATAAGTCCCCTTCGTTTCAGAGTAATGATTGATGGTGCATTATACGGATATGAAAGCATAATGATGCCCTACGAAACTCCAGAGTTAGATCAAGTCTATTTACTTCCTGGAGGAAAAGTGGAGGGGTGGTTAGCATTTACAGCTCCAAAAGATAAAAAAGTGTTGATAGCGTATACGGACATATGGGGCGACCCCTTGGCTTATATAGAAATACCAGAGGAGTGA
- a CDS encoding tyrosine--tRNA ligase has protein sequence MDIEEKISLITKKPTEEVLTLENLRHLLEIGMPLQHYIGFEISGYIHLGTGLMAGAKIADFQKAGIKTRIFLADWHSWINDKLGGDLEVIQKVALTYFKEGMKQSIKVMGGDPDKVEFVLASEILEKGDYWRTVIDISKNVTLARMMRSITIMGRQMGEAIDFAKLIYPAMQVADIFYQGVNIAHAGMDQRKAHVIAIEVAPKLRYHPLVWEGEKVKPVAVHHHLLLGLQEPPKWPIESEEEFKEIKAAMKMSKSKPYSAVFIHDSPEEIKQKLRKAFCPAKEVNYNPVLDWAEHIIFREEPTEFTIHRPAKFGGDVTYTTFEELKKDFAEGKVHPLDLKNAVAEYLIKLLKPVREYFEKHPEPLELMKEVQITR, from the coding sequence ATGGATATTGAAGAGAAAATAAGCTTGATAACGAAAAAACCTACTGAGGAAGTGCTGACACTTGAGAATCTTAGACATTTGCTGGAAATTGGAATGCCCTTGCAACATTACATTGGATTTGAAATAAGCGGTTACATTCATCTTGGCACTGGATTAATGGCTGGTGCAAAAATAGCCGACTTCCAAAAAGCGGGGATAAAAACGAGGATATTCCTTGCGGACTGGCACAGCTGGATTAACGATAAGCTCGGTGGGGATCTTGAGGTTATACAGAAAGTTGCCCTAACTTATTTTAAGGAGGGCATGAAGCAAAGCATTAAAGTCATGGGCGGGGATCCAGATAAAGTAGAATTCGTTCTGGCTAGTGAGATTCTAGAGAAAGGCGATTACTGGAGGACTGTTATTGATATTTCAAAAAACGTCACCCTGGCAAGAATGATGCGATCTATAACGATTATGGGAAGACAGATGGGAGAAGCAATTGATTTTGCGAAGCTCATCTATCCAGCCATGCAGGTTGCAGATATCTTTTACCAAGGAGTCAATATAGCACATGCTGGAATGGATCAAAGAAAAGCCCACGTCATTGCTATTGAGGTTGCTCCAAAGTTGAGATACCATCCCCTCGTTTGGGAAGGGGAAAAGGTAAAACCCGTTGCTGTTCACCACCACCTCCTCTTAGGTCTCCAAGAGCCTCCAAAATGGCCAATTGAAAGCGAAGAGGAATTCAAAGAGATCAAGGCAGCAATGAAAATGAGCAAGAGCAAGCCCTATTCAGCTGTCTTCATCCATGACAGTCCAGAAGAGATAAAGCAAAAGCTTAGAAAGGCTTTCTGTCCAGCAAAGGAAGTTAACTACAACCCAGTACTTGACTGGGCTGAACATATAATCTTTAGGGAAGAGCCAACGGAGTTCACAATTCACAGGCCAGCAAAGTTTGGCGGAGATGTGACGTATACAACATTCGAGGAACTCAAGAAGGACTTTGCCGAGGGCAAGGTACATCCCCTCGATTTGAAGAATGCAGTAGCTGAATACTTAATAAAGCTCCTCAAACCTGTTAGGGAGTACTTTGAGAAGCATCCAGAACCGCTGGAGCTCATGAAAGAAGTGCAGATAACGAGATGA
- a CDS encoding CGP-CTERM sorting domain-containing protein: MRKLSILISVFVLFGLFGMAFASAATVAVDLAHGENEKYLAEDVLEYGTNKTLAHGIVKTITDVEWGYFGDPMAADTLGIKHLGEKITADALANVDMLILGQPTSPFQPDEIQAIAEWFKQGGKVLWVAADSDYGSGPQAQDIANSVLEQLGVGHLRIDLCSVEDPTSNAGASYRVVGLVQPDDNTPDKEKLTQNFQHGGKVLYHGPAVVAWVDDNGNWQKLVDGNIPENVYRIVKTSQDGTIVENNDPPANAYTAGETGVFPLLAVEIIKFDNGKQSVLIVSGESPYGDYTPTWEAKYHGVDLDGPAFVTNIIHWSLEQAAKTETQTGGGGGGVCGPAALVGLILIPLVFRRKK; this comes from the coding sequence ATGAGGAAGCTTTCAATACTAATCTCAGTTTTTGTGTTGTTTGGTCTTTTTGGTATGGCTTTTGCTAGTGCAGCAACAGTTGCGGTAGATTTAGCCCACGGAGAAAACGAGAAGTACCTCGCAGAGGACGTCCTTGAATACGGAACCAACAAAACTCTCGCCCACGGAATTGTAAAAACTATTACTGATGTCGAATGGGGCTACTTCGGCGATCCAATGGCCGCAGATACTCTAGGCATTAAGCACCTGGGAGAAAAGATAACCGCCGATGCCCTTGCAAACGTTGACATGCTTATCCTCGGCCAACCAACAAGCCCATTCCAACCAGATGAAATTCAAGCCATTGCAGAGTGGTTTAAGCAAGGTGGAAAAGTTCTTTGGGTTGCCGCCGATAGTGACTATGGTAGCGGTCCCCAAGCCCAAGACATCGCAAACTCCGTTCTTGAACAACTCGGTGTTGGACACTTAAGAATTGATCTCTGTTCTGTTGAAGACCCAACAAGCAACGCCGGAGCATCTTATAGAGTTGTTGGTCTCGTGCAGCCAGATGACAACACCCCAGACAAAGAAAAGCTCACACAAAACTTCCAACATGGAGGAAAAGTCCTCTACCACGGCCCGGCAGTAGTTGCATGGGTTGATGATAATGGAAACTGGCAAAAACTCGTTGATGGAAACATTCCAGAGAACGTTTATAGGATTGTAAAGACTTCACAAGACGGTACTATTGTGGAGAACAACGACCCACCGGCAAATGCCTATACAGCTGGAGAAACTGGAGTATTCCCACTCTTGGCAGTTGAGATAATTAAATTCGACAATGGAAAGCAAAGCGTTCTCATAGTAAGCGGTGAAAGCCCATACGGTGACTACACCCCAACATGGGAGGCAAAGTACCACGGTGTTGACTTAGATGGCCCAGCGTTCGTCACAAACATTATCCACTGGTCATTAGAACAAGCAGCAAAAACAGAAACCCAAACCGGTGGCGGTGGAGGAGGAGTTTGCGGCCCAGCAGCTTTAGTAGGCCTAATCCTAATCCCACTGGTCTTTAGAAGAAAGAAGTAG